One region of Brassica napus cultivar Da-Ae chromosome A10, Da-Ae, whole genome shotgun sequence genomic DNA includes:
- the LOC125578941 gene encoding uncharacterized protein LOC125578941, whose protein sequence is MALKACIDGWKHLRKVIVVDGTHMFGKYKGCLLTASGQDANYQVFPIAFAVVDNETNESWSWFFEKLKEIVEDGSDFVSDRASQICVAKDKWYSLSHHGCCLVHLQRNVDAKFKKRNQKQMVGRAAEVFKVSHFKRLYAEIKLTDKRCWDYLEKMDPRHWTRSHFEGERYNLMSSNIAESLNKALVPARDSPIMALFEFIRRMISRWFVSRQRKISKMSGEIPPGVDELMEDNLEDARAYAVMLLSAFEFEVTLKTTGFGSSVNLETRSCTCLEFQKVGIPCRHAIAAAMFRNLKHSEFVADAYLKKTWNETTKGVTLPVPDPQDIFIPSEVSDLIMLPPKTKRPPGRPPTKRKRSAGEIPVRPNLI, encoded by the coding sequence ATGGCGCTGAAAGCTTGCATTGACGGGTGGAAGCATCTACGGAAGGTTATTGTGGTGGATGGTACTCATATGTTTGGGAAGTACAAAGGGTGTTTACTAACTGCAAGTGGGCAAGATGCCAATTATCAGGTATTCCCTATAGCGTTTGCTGTTGTAGACAATGAAACAAATGAGTCTTGGAGTTGGTTTTTTGAGAAGCTGAAAGAGATCGTAGAAGATGGCTCCGATTTCGTGTCTGATAGAGCAAGTCAAATATGTGTTGCTAAAGATAAGTGGTATTCTCTTTCACACCATGGGTGCTGCCTCGTACACCTACAGAGAAACGTCGACGCAAAATTCAAGAAAAGGAATCAGAAGCAAATGGTTGGCAGGGCAGCGGAGGTATTCAAGGTATCCCACTTTAAGAGACTTTACGCGGAGATCAAACTTACAGATAAGCGCTGTTGGGATTATCTTGAGAAGATGGATCCTAGGCATTGGACAAGGTCACACTTTGAGGGCGAGCGGTACAATCTAATGAGCTCGAATATAGCTGAGTCTCTCAACAAAGCACTAGTTCCTGCGCGCGATTCCCCGATAATGGCGTTATTTGAGTTCATCAGACGCATGATTAGTCGTTGGTTTGTGAGTAGACAGCGAAAGATATCGAAAATGAGTGGTGAGATCCCCCCGGGTGTTGACGAGTTGATGGAGGACAATCTAGAAGACGCAAGAGCGTACGCTGTGATGCTTCTGTCTGCTTTTGAATTTGAGGTAACTCTAAAAACAACCGGCTTCGGGAGTTCTGTTAATTTGGAAACCAGGTCTTGCACATGTCTTGAATTCCAGAAGGTTGGAATACCATGTCGACATGCCATTGCTGCGGCTATGTTTCGGAACTTGAAGCACTCAGAGTTCGTTGCAGACGCCTATCTAAAAAAGACATGGAATGAAACAACAAAGGGTGTTACACTCCCGGTTCCAGATCCGCAAGATATTTTCATACCTTCGGAGGTTAGTGACCTTATCATGTTACCACCAAAGACGAAGAGACCACCAGGACGTCCACCGACCAAGCGTAAACGTTCTGCAGGAGAAATACCGGTACGACCTAATCTCATCTGA